DNA from Candidatus Zixiibacteriota bacterium:
ATCTGACACAGTTCGGTCTTGCCGATCATGTTGACATCCTGGTCGAGCGGGTATTCGTTTTTTTCACCCTTGTTATCCACCCCCACCAGTACGGAACATCCCAGGCGGGAAGTTACCTCGCGCTGAGAGCGGTCGTTGGCCAGCCGATCCTGTTGTGCCTTGGTCTGGAGGATCATGGTTCCATCCATGTCGGACAGTTTTTCCTGGGAGAGTTTAGCAACGTTAAAAACCAGGTCGTATTTGCCGATCGAAATCCTGTCCTGGTCGCGCAGGTTTTCCTCGGTAATCTTGCGATCATTGACGAAAGTTCCGTTCAGGCTGTCATTGTCGATAATCAGGGCGCTTCCGTTGTCGATCTCAATTAAGGCATGTTTGCGAGAAACGCCGCGATTGTCAAGAACAATGTCATTATCCGAAGTTCTTCCAATCGAAATGCGGGGCTTTTCGGTGACAACCTTCTCTATTACCCGATCATCATACTTAACGATAATCTCTGGCATACAAGCTCCTTTAATACCAAGTAGTGCTTTGTCTTACAGGCAGATTGGGCTTGCCTGCAGGAGATCGTACAATTATATTGTCGGTATGTGCGCCAAAATGTTAAGTCTAAAGGGCAAAGTTGTTTCGGCACCGCTGGCAAATATTTCGGGCTCGGCTTATCGCACTATCGCTCGAAGGTACGGTGCGGCAATGGTTTATTCAGAGATGATCTCCGTCGACGGGCTCGTCCGTGCAAATCGGAAGACGTTGGCTATGTTGAAGATGAGGCAAATGGAGAGGCCCTTGGCAGTTCAGCTTTTTGGACACAAACCTAAACTGATGGCTGAAGCGGCCAAAATCGTCGCTGATTGCGGAGCGGATATGATCGATATCAATCTCGGTTGTCCTGCTAAAAAAGTGGTCAAAAATGATTCCGGAGCGGCCCTGGTTAAAAACCTGAAGCTGGCTGAGGATGTCATCTCCGCGGTCGTGCAAGCGACCGATCTTCCGGTTTCGGTCAAGTTTCGCCTGGGCTGGGATCATGACAATCATAACTTCCTGGAAGTCGGCAAGATAGCTGAATCTTCCGGAGCCGTTTGCGTGACGCTTCATCCACGCACCCGTTCCGATGGCTTCAAAGGCCACTCCGACTGGTCGAAAATCGCCGAGTTGAAGCAATCAATCGATATTTCGGTAATCGGAAGTGGAGATATCAGTACTCCCACAGATGCTTCCCGGATGATCGAGCAAACCGGGTGTGACCTGGTTATGATCGGCCGGGCGGCGATGGGCGCGCCCTGGATATTCAAGCGGGTAAATCAATATCTCGAACAGGGGTACGATCCGGGTGAGCCTGAGCTTCCGGATAGAATTGATATTATGCTTGAATTTGCACGTTTGATGATCGAGGATTTCGGGGAACGTTCAGCCTGCCTGAAAATGCGTAAACATCTGGCCTGGTTCACCCGGGGATGGAAACATGCTTCCAGTTATCGACCCCTCATGTTCGCTGTTGAAACTTATGATGATATTGTTAACCTTTTCGAGCG
Protein-coding regions in this window:
- the dusB gene encoding tRNA dihydrouridine synthase DusB → MSLSEVLPIEMRGFSVTTFSITRSSYLTIISGIQAPLIPSSALSYRQIGLACRRSYNYIVGMCAKMLSLKGKVVSAPLANISGSAYRTIARRYGAAMVYSEMISVDGLVRANRKTLAMLKMRQMERPLAVQLFGHKPKLMAEAAKIVADCGADMIDINLGCPAKKVVKNDSGAALVKNLKLAEDVISAVVQATDLPVSVKFRLGWDHDNHNFLEVGKIAESSGAVCVTLHPRTRSDGFKGHSDWSKIAELKQSIDISVIGSGDISTPTDASRMIEQTGCDLVMIGRAAMGAPWIFKRVNQYLEQGYDPGEPELPDRIDIMLEFARLMIEDFGERSACLKMRKHLAWFTRGWKHASSYRPLMFAVETYDDIVNLFERYLENIDKVA
- a CDS encoding FHA domain-containing protein, which encodes MPEIIVKYDDRVIEKVVTEKPRISIGRTSDNDIVLDNRGVSRKHALIEIDNGSALIIDNDSLNGTFVNDRKITEENLRDQDRISIGKYDLVFNVAKLSQEKLSDMDGTMILQTKAQQDRLANDRSQREVTSRLGCSVLVGVDNKGEKNEYPLDQDVNMIGKTELCQIKIGGFFAPKMAAKIERSGMTHTLVNLARQGHVKVNGEAVERYDLKNNDLVQIGKQFFKFIEAV